A window of Streptobacillus canis genomic DNA:
ATTAGAAAGAAGTATTTTTTTAGAATGTATAGCAATAAATGGTATAGGTGCTAAAAAAGCAATCGCTATTTTATCTAATTTTGAATTTGAAGAATTAGCTGCAATAGCTTCTTCTAAAAACTTTAAAGAATTAGCTAAAGTTCCAGGAATTGGAATGAAAAAAGCGGAGAAAATAATGGTAGATCTTGCTGATAAACTAGAAGGATTAAGTATTACAAGCTCTGCAGCTAGTCAAGATATTTTAGAATTATATAATAAAAAAGAGAATTTAAGATTAGCACTAGAATCTCTAGGATATGAAAAAATAAATGTAAA
This region includes:
- the ruvA gene encoding Holliday junction branch migration protein RuvA; protein product: MYEYFEGILSIKNLNYVVIDINGVGYKIYTSIKTYDKLNSIGEKDKLFIHTIVKEDDISFFGFKTELERSIFLECIAINGIGAKKAIAILSNFEFEELAAIASSKNFKELAKVPGIGMKKAEKIMVDLADKLEGLSITSSAASQDILELYNKKENLRLALESLGYEKINVNTYVEDKEIKELSMQELIKLALLNINKKKK